A genomic stretch from Halichoerus grypus chromosome 5, mHalGry1.hap1.1, whole genome shotgun sequence includes:
- the MRPL15 gene encoding large ribosomal subunit protein uL15m → MTGPVQGGGARALDLLRALPRVSLANLKPNPGSRKLERRRRGRRRGRKCGRGHKGERQRGTRPRLGFEGGQTPFYIRIPKYGFNEGHSFRRQYQPLSLNRLQYLIDLGRVDPTQPIDLTQLVNGRGVTIQPLKRDYGVQLVEEGADTFKAKVNIEVQLASELAIAAIEKNGGVVTTAFYDPRSLEILCKPVPFFLRGQPIPKRMLPPEALVPYYTDAKNRGYLADPAKFPEARLELAKKYGYILPDITKDELFKMLSTRKDPRQIFFGLAPGWVVNMADKKILKPTDENLIKYYSS, encoded by the exons ATGACCGGTCCCGTGCAGGGCGGTGGGGCAAGGGCTCTGGACCTGCTCCGGGCCCTGCCCCGTGTGAGCTTGGCCAACCTAAAGCCGAATCCAGGCTCCAGGAAACTG GAAAGACGGCGAAGAGGTCGGAGAAGAGGTAGAAAATGTGGCCGAGGCCATAAAGGAGAGCGTCAGAGAGGAACCCGGCCCAGACTGGGCTTTGAGGGAGGCCAGACTCCATTTTACATTCGAATCCCAAAATACGGGTTTAATGAAGGTCATAG CTTCAGACGCCAGTATCAGCCTTTGAGTCTCAATAGATTGCAGTATCTTATTGATTTGGGTCGAGTGGATCCTACTCAACCTATTGACTTAACTCAGCTGGTCAATGGAAGAGGTGTGACCATCCAGCCACTTAAAAGGGATTATGGTGTCCAGCTGGTAGAGGAG GGTGCTGACACCTTTAAGGCAAAAGTTAATATTGAAGTACAGTTGGCTTCAGAACTAGCCATTGCTGCAATTGAAAAAAACGGTGGTGTTGTTACTACGGCCTTCTATGACCCAAGAAGTCTAG aaatTCTGTGTAAACCCGTTCCATTCTTTCTGCGTGGACAACCCATTCCAAAACGAATGCTTCCGCCTGAAGCACTGGTACCGTATTATACTGATGCAAAGAATCGTGGTTACCTGGCCGATCCTGCCAAATTTCCTGAAGCAAGACTTGAGCTTGCCAAGAAGTATGGCTATATTTTACCTGATATCACTAAAGATGAACTCTTCAAAATGCTTAGTACTCGAAAGGATCCAAGGCAGATTTTCTTTGGTCTTGCCCCTGGATGGGTGGTGAATATGGCAGATAAGAAAATCCTCAAACCTACAGATGAAAATCTCATCAAGTATTATAGCTCATGA